CACCAGGCAACAGTGGAGAGGCATCCGCCGCGGCAGATGCTGCTACCGGTTGAGAGGATGCATGCGCCCCAGTGGCGGCCGACGCGCCGGCGCTAAGCGACGGACGCGCCGCGAGGCTGCGAGCACGTCCCAGAGACCGGCCcgagggctgctgctgtgtttCTGTACCCACCGAGGACTGGAGGCTGATGGGGATAGACGCGGTGGGGATGGGTGTATGGCTTTCGttgtcgccaccgtcgacgcTCTCAAAGATGAGTTCGACGTCTtccttcgccgccgtgccaccaGCCATCAGCTGTGCAGCTAGGGCGGCACCTTCCAAGGCGGATGCCCCCATGTGCGAGAGCTCGGCTGCGCTCTCCGAGGCCACTTTATGAAGAACATTATAGGCGGTCGGGCTATTCCCAGAGGCAGCTTCCCAAGACGGCGCCACGAGCATCAGCGGAAGCCCCTGCAGCGACTCAATGGAGTTGTAGGAGAGGTCCACGTACGTCAATCGCCTGCACGTCTGCATGCCATCCACTGAGGTGAGCGCGTTGTGCGTGGCGATAAGAACGGTCAGCGTatccgctgcgccgcacagcccCACCAAGCTGCACAACTGATTGTGGTTGACCAGGAGATGTGTGAGGGAGGTGAAGGGGCGCAgggcgctgctctcctcctcaagCGACAAGTGCGACGCACCGGCCGATGCCGTGCCTAAAGACGAAGACACAGCCGTATCGGTATCAGCAGCAACACGAACGTCGCCTTGGTTGGAGTGCGCGAAGGGCCTCTGCAGGTTACGGAGATGGTTGTGGCTGAGGTTCAGCTTCACCGTGGTGGGGATTTCGGCCGCCTTGAGGCCATAGGTGCGCGAGTGCACCTCCCCCAGCTCGTAGATGTTGCGCCGTTCGAGTGAGACATGCATGGCGCTgatgatgccgccgctgggTCGATACagcgaggagaggaggggggagagaggaaagggaagcCACAAGAGAACTGAGCGCGAGAGCAGCTGTCTGGCAATGCTCAGCAGAGGGTGGGTGAAGGGTATGGGGCAGTGTTGGTGGAACGCGCAGGACAGGACAGCATGTATGCTCGCACAAGTACACGAGTCTGTGATTGGCGTAACGTGGAGGGGTGGGTAGCCGTGAGGTGGTGATGGGAACCGCTGGCAAcagcagggagagggagatcGAGTGAGCGCCTGTGTGCCGGGCTTGCCGagcgtggagggggtggaagGCAGAGGCACAGCACACAACGCAGCCACCTCACGTCTTTTACGCGCTACGTTGGATGATAAAAGGCGGGGTAgagcggtggagggggagtggtgacggtggtggtgatgccgGGAATGGAAAGGGGtacaaggagagaggaaaggcCCTGCACTGTACGCGGCTGGCATCTCGGGGGGCGGCGCGTCTGCGCCACTTGAAGACGTGCGAACGGGTGTGTTGAAGTCACTGTGTAGTCTCCGCAAAACGATGTGGGCGCTCATCTAAACGTGTGGATGTGTTCACTTCGGGGTTGCCGAGGAGGGCAGTAAGCAGACGAGGGGCGGCACAGgcaggggtggtggcggcaggccactggcgcagcacgcacgcacgctgtAGGCGTCTATGCCAGCCTCGTACTAGAAGATgaatggaggaggagaggggtggggtggggggagagtACGGACACAAAGTGATACGTATACTGGAACACACCGATGCAAGGGCGCCGACGGTGTCTGCCGAGCCTTCGCTGCAGATGCCACGTACACccagtgcacacacacggacagaCTGCGCTCTGTGCATGCGTTCTTAGTCCTTGCCCACCGTTTCTCCATCCAGGGCGGTCTGCGCTGACGCGTCTCCACCGTGTCCGTTCCGCGCCGCTAAGCGTCGGTTACGACGACGGCGCATCTTCTCCTGCTccgtcagctgctgcgccgcctgcgccacctcaTCCATGGTCGGTCGGTACCATGAACGGCGGTTACCCTGGTGTATCGCATTGCCACCCACAtcgtcatcgctgctgcaACTGCCATcggacgagctgctgcttgATGTGACGTAGTCGTTGCTGTCCACGGCGCGATACTCGGAGGCGTAGCGGACGCGGCTATGGGCACGATCGATGCAGCGGGAGATGGCCCACATAGCCAGGAGAGTTGGAacgccgaggacgaggagaatCATCAAGatgtcctcgtcctcctcgacgaGGGCGCGGGAGATGGCCTTGAGGCCCTGGATGGTGCCATCGCCGTACCCCGAGGCCATGTCCACCAGGTGCTCAGCAAAGCGTGACATCCAGCTATGTGCGTAGCTACGCCGAGCAAGTGAGAAgtaagagagaagaggggatGGGATGGGGTGAAGAGGGCGCCACGACGGGGTACGTGAGTGTCTGCCGCCTGTGCGCCAGCCCTGCGTGCTCGCTCATGtttgtatgcgtgtgcgcgtgtggacCAGGTAGAGGATACAGACAGTAGGGAGCGATaggagcgtgtgcgtggtgggGCCTTTGAGAGGTCGTCCTTTCAGCTGAGCACCCATACAcggctccagcagcggccgtgccGCGATGGAGGGGACCAGTGGAGCGGCttactccccctcccccacgccccACCAGCAACCCTCTCGTGAGTGGAGGTGGCTCTGTGGTGAACGTCATCCGCTAGCTACTGAGATggcgcaaggaggagggtgtgACAGGGAGCAGCGACTCACTGCAGCAGGAACGGATGTGGAGATGGGGGATAGCCACAGTCGCCTCTTGGGGAGTATGTGTACATGGGAATGTtcgtgtctgcgtgtctgtgcgtccAAGGATGTGTGCAGTGGCAGTGATCGAGGTCACGCTGGTCCCCTcccttcaccccccccctgcaGCGACAAGAGAGTGAGTGAGGCGATGGTGGAGACACCACCATACGCTCGTTAAAAATTAAAACACAGGAACTCACGAGGAAAatcgggggaggaggaggggggtggcggaggcCATTTCCCGGGGTGGATGCTCGTGGCCGGAGGGGGCCAGCGTGGCAGACGTGCACCGTTGCTTCCGCACGAAGCTCGGAAGAAGCAACGACACCAGCATAACGGGCCGTTCGTTATGCGTTTGCGCtgcgctctccccctctccctcccccttctcgcACCGTCTCCGGACGTCGCCCTACGCCTTCGTCTTGCGCTTCGACTTTCGCATGCTCTTTCGGTAGAACTGCATGAAGAGGTACAGCAGGGTCAAGTGGtagcacagctgcagcactgcccACTGTTTCGGGATTGGCGAGTGCGCCACGACGGCCAGCACCGCGTGCAGGATACAAAGCGAAAATTGGATCATCTGCACCTGCGTCAGATACTTCTTGAGCGGGTTCGTGTAGCCGAGAGAGGTGTACAGGTAGTGGAAGTACATGAGAGCGTGGACGGTGGAGTTAATCCACGCGCCGAAGAAGGCGGTGCCGTTCGCGACGCCGTGATGCAACAGCAGGCCCCAGATGAAGCCGATCGTCAAGTGGTGGTAGATGTGCAGGAAGGACAGCTGCTCGTCCTTCTTGCGCAACACGATGAAGTACGTGTCGAACATGTCGAGAAACTTTGTGACGTAGTGAACAAAGATCCAGCACTCGATGGTGCCGGTGAAGCGCCCGTTCAAGTTGAAGACACCGTAGACGAGGAACTGACCGAGGTTGATCGCCATTGCCAACGACAGCGCCACCTGTACCGTGTTGTACAGCATCATGGGGTATTTTAGCACGTACGCCGTGCGCCCCTCCATAAACTTGTAGAGAAAgaggatgacgacgaggTAGCTAGTGTGGCACCCAATCAACACGGGGTAGCTCACGAAGGCGTTGAACTCTGGGTAGAAGCAGAGGGACCCCTTCCCGATGCACTGCACGGCGTCGGCGAACTTCATCTTCTCGACAGAGCACTGATAtacagagaaagggggaggaggaggagggggggggacgtcttgcgtgcttgtgcgtgtgttccAGTCGGCTTGTaggatgggggtggggacaaCGAGTAttgggtgccgctgccgtgtgATGGACGTGTATGCAGActtgtgtgtggggagggagcgagagagaagtgaTGAGGGCTATACATGGCGCGTAAGGAgtgggtgctgctgctgcgttctCTCTCCAGGGGCATCGGGGACTTTGGCGATGTGTACACGCGAGTGCATGAATGCAAACAGCCGtatgcacacatacacgtgcgAGTGGGCCGCAACGCCGCGCCGAAGCGGCGGGGAGCAGGGATGCAGATGTTCATATTTGGGCAATACATGCTGAAgtccaccacacacacatacacgtagAGAATAGGGGTTGGGGCAGAGGATGTTCGGGGGAGCAGGTGGCCCTCCGTACAGCCGCACACAATTGgatcgcccctccccccgcctctACACATCCTcagcacatacacgcgcaaCGATGAAACATCATTACACATCCACACCTGCCCATGCCCCACCAGAGATGTACGGGCTTCAGTACTTCATACCGCTCCCAGTGCCCCACGACTCCTCCCAGCATTTTGGCTTCCACCGCTGAGACACTGGTGGCGGCTGGAATGGGGCATGATCACGCTTGATGGGCTCGCGCCCTTCGCGGATGTCCCCCAGGTCCGTGAGCCCCAGCTCCTTTCGGATTGCGAGCCGCTCGTCCTCTAACTGGTCCGACTCGATACGCATACGCTCCAGCTCCGGTGTCGTGAGGTCGGGGACGGCGTCGTGGTACGGAATGCCCAAGTCAGTGCGCTCCCAGTAGTGGTTCATCGGGTCGCCGTCTGGCGTGTTCGGGTCTGTCGTCCCCTCTGGCGGCTTGCCgtgcggtggctgctgcttgtTCATGCGCACCTGCCGCTTGTACTCCAGCTCCTGCCACTCCATGTTACGGAAAAGGTGGCCCATCTCCGTTCGCATCACCTGGGTTTCTTCCTCGTTGTAGAAGAGGTCGCCACGGGCGAAGCCCAGCGTCCACGTCGCGCCCTTCTGCTTCTGACGCGCCGACATCTCCTCACCGGGCTTGCGCTCCGTCTCACGCAGCGGCTTCGCAGCGCGAAGGGCGTCGCCGTACACCTGGTCTTCATCCAGCTCTTGAAAGGTCTGCGAGGCGCGGTTCATGTGTGCCATCAGCCGCATCAGCGCGTCCTCgacctcctcgtcttccagCACCATCGCGCCGAAGAACTGCTTCTTGTAGTCGCGGAGATGTTCCTCCTCGGCCACGCTCGGCGGGTCACCGCGGTGGCCACGCATCCATCGCTCCCACAGCCGCTCATCCGTCGCGAGCGCGCCGTACGGTTGATGCTTCTTATTGGAGTCCTTGCGGTacatgcggcgctgctcctcacGCCCCTTCAGGAATTGCCACGTCACGGTGAACTTGTTGCCGAAGCGGTCCTTGGCGATGAGGAGTTCCTGCGTGAAGAAGTAGCGGATATAGTTCCAGTACGCGTACTCCCACCAGTGGATAATGCGGTTATCTGCGAGGCCGGCGAAggtgtgctgcagccgcaccgttTTGTCGCCAAAGGCGTCGACAGAGCGAACGTAGCGGCTCTTGTCCTTCGCGATCTCATCTcgcatgcgctgcgctgccgccgggcCGCCGAGCTGTGCCGCCTCGGAGATAAGCGCCTCTATGCGCGCCTCCACCTTcagcttctcctcttccacggccagctgccgcttcgccttCTCTGCGAGgatctccttctccttcactGCGAACGCGATGGCGTCCtcctgccgacgccgcaggtACACCAGCTTGCTCGTCAAGTCGTCCTTTTCATCCGCCATACTCTTGATGTTCGAGAGGATGCTGGCGTTCGTTAGACGGTGGCGTGCCGACATGTGCATGGCGGTGGCATAGCACGCcgagaggcgaggcggacacgagagagaggaagaagaggcgaTGAGAGAGGTGCTCCCGCCGCCCTGCATTGATGGTGTGAGGGACGTCATGACGCACAGACTGGTGTCACGGTAGCGGCGGCAAATCGCGCCATTGTCGTTTCCGCGGGCCGCGCCGCGCAGTGCTGATCGACGCATCTGCAAGGAAGTAAGAGAGGCTGATACAGAGGGAATGATGTCTCTGCGGTCGGAGAGCCGGACGCACACTACAACGCAAATCAGCAAGAAACAGTAACAGCTGGAGCGAAGAGGGCAAACcgcgaacacacacacacacacacacacacgcaagcacactgTGATGGCGTGCACCACAATGTGCGCTGTGCGACAGGAAAACAGGACGCTGATGCCAGGCCGCACCGCTTTCGAGAAAAGGACGAATACCAGGGCGGAAGGTaaaaagagggaaggggccatcacgcgcggcggtgttgttgtGCGTGCCCATAGCAATATCGGTGTGCGTACCAGTGAGAAGATAGATGTATGGGGACATGTGAAGAAGGGGGCAGAGATGGACGGAGAGTGGTGATGGTAGTGGTGGTCAACAATCATAGCAAGCggccacagagagagggaggggtggctgAAAGCGAAAggtccccaccccctctcccatctGACCCAAAAGGCATTCGTTCATCACAAGCCAAACACACAaacatacatatatacatatatgcaTACATACGTGCCTatgcgtgcctgtgtgggCCTCGATTGATCACCTTCAAAcattttgtttttgttgGCGCCTGTCGTTGCATACGGGAATTGGAGGCGACACATCGCCTTTACAGAAGCaagcagacgcacacacgtgcgtgcggtCAAGCAGTGATCCGACGAGCAACATATTGGAGGAGGATGCTCTCACTCGTACGCCAAACAAGCGCATATGTATGTGTGGCATGTCGTCACTCTCTCGCTCCGTTGCTCGTCACCTCactaacacacacacacacacacacacacacgaggcgagagagagaaagaggtgtgcgtgtgcgtgcatgtgtagAGTCTGAGGAGTACAGGAGGATGATGCTGGCAGAGTGATCGGGTGTGTCAGCAAAGTCACAACGACAAGGCCACGATGACAACGAATAGTACAGGGCAAACATGCAAGcgaaggaagaagaaaacaaaaccATATAAGGccgtccacacacacacacacacgtgtataTTATACGCTTGTATATGTACATGTACAGTGGTGTGGTGGGTGTGCTAGTAGCGAAGAGATGGAGCAAGAGGAAGGCGGATGGGGGAGTGAAAAGACGGCGAATCAGGCATCGCTACACCCAGGCACAAACACGTCAACGCACACAGCGAGGGGTAAGGCTAGAAAACAGAATACGACAACTCGGCAACCACGACAGGGACAATGTTcaggagaagcggcagcaacaccagCGGCCCTCACTACATCATCGTTTCCTTTGGGTATGCCTTGACGCGCGGGGTCAGAATCGCGCCCGACGAGTGGACGGCACTGCCGTCTGCGATACAACCTCCgcgaggcgacgcagcgccgccgcacgcaaATTGGCGTTGCGGCTCATCTGTTGTTGTCCTGAAGCCGGCGGCACGCTGACGGAGCTTCCATGCAGGGTGTCCTGTCTGGTGCCTGCTTGTGAGGTGCGACGCGTCGGTGTCGCTGTCGACCGTTGCGTGACGGCGTCAATCTgtcgcaccgctgctgcgaggcTTTCGCCTACATCTTCAGGGGGTTcgcagcggccgctgtgAACCATGGGACAACGCTGTTGGGGTAGGATTGACGCCTTCGTGCTCTGCCCGTGAGGGCTGGAGAGGCGctcacgcgctgctgcgggccgccgacgcggctgcggcgctgcccacgACGGTgtcggccaccgccaccctgTCTGCGCACGCGGCGTATCAGCGTCGTAAAAGACTTCTCCATCATCGGTGTCGGCGCAGCGTGGGCGACTATCGCCGCTATCGTAGTTGCTCCGGTgatggtgcgcgcgcgcttccATGGGTGTGGAGAAGAGGGCGTTGCCGGAAGAGTGCCGGCAGGCGCCAGGGGTGGCGGGCTTCGGGGATTGGCGATGCGAtggggctgctgccgctgctaccGAGGTCGCACGCTGCGGAGCGTGGTACGCGTGCGGGGAAGCGAGGTtcgcggacgccgccgcagccccGAGCGAGAGAAGCGGTTCGTCGCGACTTAGGGAACGCGGTGGGTAGCGGCGGTGaggggcggcagctgcgctaTTTCCGGTACCACCGAGGTGACAGGCATCCGGGTCTCCggtcgacggcggcgctgcgcctcgggATGACTCTCCACTCAGATGACGCTGCGAGGTGGGGGCCGACGTCAACCCGGAGAAGGTCGGTTTGGTTGTCGCTGGGTAGCGCGCGTCGATGCTTCTGTAGCGCCGCGGATGCGTCGCATGCTCGCCTTCCTCGATGAGCACCTGTGCCAGCTCCCTCGCATAGTAGCGGTCACATGCGTCGTACTCCGGACCTCTGTACTTGACGGGGCTATAACGGTTCTGCGCATGCGatgcctcgctgctgccgtcgcgtgcGTGGCCAGACCGCCGCTGATGGTTGGTGTACGAGTGTGTTTTCGGGTCGATTACGACCATCGGCGCGATCGCTGTGGAGCCGTActggtgccgcagctgttCTGCCAACTCCGCGTAGGAACGGCGATGATGGTGCGAGCGGGGAGCACCGTAGGGagcgtcctcgtcgccgtctgcAGCACTGCCCTCCCCGCCGTCTTCTTCCCGCACTACACCAACGTAGTCCTTTGGCACCGCGCCGCTCGTCCTCAGCGACGATGTCGTTTGGCACGACGAACGCGCGGGTTTGGGAgctctggcgctgctgccgctaaCCCGTTTCTTTGCCGTCTGCAGCTCCTCACTCAACACACGCATGTACTCCATCACTTCCTTGACTGTAGCCTCGTCTATTACAGCACCGACACCGTCAGCAGTCTTGCCCGGCTGAGGCGTCGATGCAGTCTCTCTCGGCGATCGGGGCGGGGAGTGCACCTGTGCGCCGTCCGCTACGGCAGGTGTGCGCCCATCCTGTTTctgctcgtgctgctgccgttgttgGCGCTTCCAACGACGCAGCTCTGCacgcgccactgccgcctccgACTGCGCCTGATCGCGCTGTAACTCCACCACATGCTTTGCGTCGGTTAGCTCATCAACGTGGTGCTCGGCAATCGCGACGGCCTCTCGCAGAAGCTGCATCTCCTCCGTGAGTTGCTGCACCTCGGCATCCGCGTcggaagcagcagcatcaccggTTTTGTTGCCTGTGACGGGCGGCGACTCGACAGCCAGCTGGGCGAGCTGGAACATATGTGTCATCACCTTCAGCACCGCATCGTCGTTCGTGAAGTACGATATCTTCGTCTCGGCAGCGCTTGCAGTGGTGGGCACAACGGCACCCCCCTCTCGACCagcttgctgctgctgctgctggcgctcctgctgctccttgtTCGAAGCGcgtggggtgaggggaggggtgcgacTCGGCTTCGGGGGCCgctgggctgctgcggcggcaaccgtggcggtggtggcatTGATGGTTGCTGTGTCCCTTGAAGCACCCTTTGTGGACGGTTCGACATCGCCGCCAGGACAGCTgctctgacctccctccACCATGGTCGCGACGGTCGACTTTGCGGTCACTTCGCTACTGTCCCGTACAcagagcgccagcagctcggGAGGCAGGGCATGAGATGCTGGCAGAGTGCGGTGCTCTGCCCAATTCATGTACAAGGCGCCCACATCCACCACCTCATCCACCAGCCGGCGATACTCCGCTGCGAGGGTAGTGCGCTGAGCCAGCCGATCCACCACCCCGCGAAAGCCTTCCGCCAGgtgctccagcgccgtcaccCACGTGCAGCTtccctcgccgccgacgcgaTTGAAAAAGTAGCAGCCCTTCTGCCGCTGGGAGCGATCACGCAGCGTCACGTACAGCTCGTGAAGGGTCTCACGGCTCTGCCCGAACGCGCCTTCCATGTCCACCTCGCTGTACTTCTCCAACatgcccgccagcagctgctgaatGGTGTCGATGTCCTTCTGAAGTACGATAGCGGCCATCTTGTGGTTGGCGCTGAAGCGTTTCAGTGTGTCCTGCAGCACTTCCATGTTCTGGTAGGTGACACGAAGTATCAGGTCGTTGTTTGCGGCAATGGtgctcggcggcgacggcgtgggCGTCTTTCCTGCTGAGTCGCCTCCGTGTCCCTCCTTACTGAACCGCTCCCGCTCGACGCCATCCccgcgagcggcggcgggtggTGCACTGGCTCCCGcactccgctgctgcgacacACGGATGAGACGATCGAGGTCGATGTCCACAAATCCGTCATCgctggcgtcgccgtcgaaTATCAGCTCCGTCTCACccgagctgcgccgccgcgatgcGGAGGGGATGCACAAGTagtgcacctgcagcagcgacgtgaCGGCTGTGTAGAGACGCGCCACCGTTTCGTACAGCCGCGCGATGCGGTGGTCGTACGGAAGAACGCCACcagtcgcagcggcagtggagtCACGGGCAAGTTGGACCAGCGTCTCTTGTCGCGACGTTGCGTCGCTCGTGGCCGTATCGCCGGAAGAAGGCGCCAGCGGAGGCAAGGTGGCTGGCACGTCGGGTGTCGCCGTGGCGGGTGCGGGGCATTGGTCCTGCGCGGCGGCTTGAATGGCGGCGTCAAGGGAGGGCAGGATGATGTCAGCCGCTCTCATGAGGCATGAGTCTATGTCATAAAGGTTGTCCTCTGGTATGTCCTCTgctggggctgctgctgcgcggctctGCGACGAGAAGAAGCGGCACACTGCAGCAAAGTATTTCACAATCTTCCTCTGTGTGTAGAGATGGTCCTCAGTCGTCTGCAACAGCCGCTGTGCCCACCGGTTGTACTTCTGCAAGAGCTCCGCTAGGCTGCGCTCCACGTACTCCATCGCCTCTGCGGAGAGGCAATCCAGCTCttccgcgctgccgcgttgcaggacctcctccaccatcTCGTCTTTAGCTGACTCATCTGTGCCCATGAGGAACAGGGTCTGCTTCACCATTTGACCGTTTTTCGCAAGTCGCTGCATCAGCATCGCCATGGCCTCGTGGAACGCCGAGGTGTCTGCCTTCCACCGCGCCTTGCCAGCGCGCAACTGCGCCAGCTCTTCTTGCACCACGGCCCAGTCACGCACCTCACCGCTCGTCCCGATGCGGGACGCAACTAGCTGCAGTGCCTCTAAGACGTTATGCTCCGTGACCGCTGCACCAGACGTGTTGGTCTCGTTCGTCGTGCCGTCTTTCGTGGTCGTCAGAGAAGAGGTCTTGGTGGCGGTCACGGGCTCCAGGGCGGGCCGCAGATTGAGGCGGCGGAGTGCGCTGacgccgttgccgcggccgccaccctctGCATCGTCGCGTCCTTTGCCAGCGTCGTCCGCCTCGCCGGCAGAGCCTATGCCACTAGCCGCTGGGGTGAAGGGGAAGGTGAGCCCGAGACCGTCTCTGCCAATGCGTTCCACCGCGGCAGCCACCTTCTGCAGCCGCTTCTGCAGCCCCATACTCTTCTGCGACGCCGCttccgcgcgcgccttgccggcggcagcggcgttcAACGCCCGCTGATACTTCGCTTTCACcatgcgcagccgctccactaCGTCGCTCAAGAAGTGATCCAGCTTTGCGGGGGTGAGGTTGCGCTCTAGATCCACATTGCCCATCACttcagccagcagctgctctgaCACCTCGCTGTCTGCCGCGGCGTTCTCCTGCGCGACACACAGGTCCCGGAGTAGCTGTACAACTTGTTTGCCGTGCTTCGTCATCGACTCCTCCATGTGGGCGAGTCCCACACGGCCCTGCGCCCCGGCCAGCtccttccgctgctgctgggccgtAACGGTGGCAAAGCGTGACTTGACCAGTTCAACCATCTCCAGTAGGTTTCGCGTCGGTGGTTCCACCCACACAGCCGCAACGCTGtgtggcgcaccgctgccagacacgctgccgccccgTCGTGTATCGACGAGAAGTTGCGCCAGCTCTTCGACTGCTTGTGCCGATgagtggcgcagcgccatctcTTCCTCTGAGATGTGGTGCGGGAATGTCACAACGGAAGTGACGGTCTCTTGCAGGGATCGAAGCGAGCGAGACAAGGCTTCGTCCAGCTGTAGGTCGCCGTTGGCGTTGTTGGCGTCGGCTTTGGACGACGGAAGATAAAACACCTCCGCCAGtctctgccgctccgcctcgacCATTTCCATATAGCGCTCCATCGATAGGTACTCAGAGAGAAGGAAGCGTATCAGCTCGGTGAGGTTGTTGCATCGCGTCAGCACGGGTGCCTCCGGCACTTGCAAGTTAAAGTAGATCTGCAGAGAGGCGGGAATTACATCAATGAGGGACTGCAGTGCGCTTCCCACGGTGTGCGAGCCACCGATGGCAGAAGCTCCACCATCCTCTGCCGCACTTCCCTTCAGCTCCTGCTGGGCTTCCAGCTCAGAAAGCGCGGACGAGAGTGTAAGTTGACGGAAGCTCTGGGTTTCGGCAACCGCTCTCTCTATCTTTTTCATCACAGCAGCCTTTGCAGTGGTGTACTCCTTAGCGAGCTGCGAGAGCACATCGCAACTGGTGCGGAGAAGTTGTGAAACGTTTGCCTTCGTCCTTCTTGcct
This genomic interval from Leishmania mexicana MHOM/GT/2001/U1103 complete genome, chromosome 5 contains the following:
- a CDS encoding putative elongation of very long chain fatty acids protein, encoding MKFADAVQCIGKGSLCFYPEFNAFVSYPVLIGCHTSYLVVILFLYKFMEGRTAYVLKYPMMLYNTVQVALSLAMAINLGQFLVYGVFNLNGRFTGTIECWIFVHYVTKFLDMFDTYFIVLRKKDEQLSFLHIYHHLTIGFIWGLLLHHGVANGTAFFGAWINSTVHALMYFHYLYTSLGYTNPLKKYLTQVQMIQFSLCILHAVLAVVAHSPIPKQWAVLQLCYHLTLLYLFMQFYRKSMRKSKRKTKA